The Paucidesulfovibrio gracilis DSM 16080 genome contains a region encoding:
- a CDS encoding flavodoxin, whose protein sequence is MKALIVYGSTTGNTETVADWIGDSLRSRGVEVTVADAAETDAEGMAEGYDAVLLGSSTWGDDEIELQDDFAELFDDLDKAGLQGKPVAVFGCGSTDYTFFCGAVDAIESRAEDLGAHIVGSSLKIDGDPEQDDVLAWTTEVAGFFQGAQ, encoded by the coding sequence ATGAAAGCATTGATTGTCTATGGTTCAACGACCGGTAATACGGAGACAGTGGCGGATTGGATCGGTGATTCACTGCGGTCCCGGGGAGTGGAAGTAACCGTGGCGGACGCTGCGGAAACAGATGCCGAGGGCATGGCCGAAGGGTATGATGCCGTGCTGTTGGGGTCGTCCACCTGGGGAGACGATGAAATAGAGTTGCAGGACGACTTTGCCGAATTGTTCGACGATTTGGACAAGGCCGGGCTGCAAGGAAAGCCTGTGGCCGTATTTGGTTGCGGCAGTACGGATTACACTTTTTTTTGCGGTGCCGTGGATGCCATTGAATCCAGGGCGGAAGACCTGGGGGCGCATATTGTCGGATCTTCCTTGAAAATTGACGGGGATCCGGAACAGGATGACGTGTTGGCCTGGACCACGGAAGTTGCAGGCTTTTTCCAGGGGGCGCAATGA
- the qrcB gene encoding menaquinone reductase molybdopterin-binding-like subunit QrcB, whose amino-acid sequence MGLNRRAFIQFSVGGTLGLLVTPVIWKTLDDVSIWTQNWSWIPKLKKGAEERVQAISKLCPSGCALQVETVGREPYATTGDEDNPLSKGGLCPICADAVPMLYSPTRVAGPMVKTGDGQYESISWDDAKKLLADKLGAAGSSVAVVSGDDTGSGNEVFSALLAELGSDKYYMMPSPQMAATRAWNGLMGGQGQIGYDLDGSDFVLFAGTDALDSWGPTVSNMNAFAESHPAGQEATATYVYAGPARNHTSSVCDQWVPVHPEGMTAFLLGLAYNLITDGKTLESGDFASLRSLLASKFSPAQVEKLTGVSQKALAELAAKLRNASAPVVVADYANSTATAAAGIIVNMLLGRLNAQGGMVALPEVDTAVGSALDRVARFEKDLLAELADGAFAPKVCLVYDANPVFGLPQYGVQLAEKAGFTVSFSTFKDETAAVADLVLPAAHPFERFDDLVNPFGVANTTYVASSPVIKPTLDVQGAPQFLLELAADMGLDLGYETFEEVLEAKAEAAEAAVGTVGSYSVGLGLSALAAADKQSGGTALYAYTQLHIGTDKVATTPHNPTTIRDTELQGKTMYVRVNSKTASANGLKQNSKVRLSANGAECEALVLVDEGVMPGVVAAPLGFGHTAWDEFSKGKGGNVYKLLTVSAEPGGSAWTGSAVTIAKM is encoded by the coding sequence ATGGGTTTGAATCGCAGAGCATTCATACAATTCTCCGTGGGTGGCACGCTTGGTCTGCTGGTCACCCCCGTGATTTGGAAAACTTTGGATGACGTTTCTATCTGGACCCAGAATTGGAGCTGGATTCCGAAACTCAAAAAAGGTGCTGAGGAGCGCGTCCAGGCCATCAGCAAGCTGTGTCCTTCGGGATGTGCCTTGCAGGTTGAAACCGTGGGGCGTGAACCTTATGCCACCACGGGCGACGAGGACAATCCTCTGAGCAAGGGCGGCCTGTGTCCCATCTGTGCGGACGCAGTTCCCATGCTCTACAGCCCAACTCGGGTGGCCGGACCGATGGTCAAGACCGGGGACGGGCAGTACGAGTCCATCAGTTGGGATGATGCAAAAAAACTGCTGGCTGATAAGCTCGGTGCAGCGGGTTCCTCGGTAGCCGTTGTGTCCGGTGACGATACCGGGTCGGGCAACGAGGTGTTCTCCGCGTTGCTGGCCGAACTGGGAAGCGACAAATATTACATGATGCCCAGCCCGCAAATGGCCGCCACGCGTGCTTGGAACGGGCTTATGGGAGGACAGGGCCAGATCGGCTATGACCTCGACGGTTCTGACTTCGTGTTGTTTGCCGGTACCGATGCCCTGGATTCCTGGGGACCGACCGTCAGCAACATGAACGCCTTTGCCGAAAGCCATCCGGCAGGGCAGGAAGCTACGGCCACCTACGTTTACGCTGGACCCGCCCGGAATCATACCTCCTCGGTATGTGACCAATGGGTGCCGGTGCATCCCGAGGGTATGACCGCTTTCCTGCTGGGGTTGGCGTATAATCTGATCACGGACGGCAAGACGCTGGAAAGCGGCGACTTCGCTTCGTTGCGCAGCTTGCTTGCTTCGAAATTCTCTCCGGCTCAAGTTGAAAAGCTTACCGGAGTTTCCCAGAAAGCCTTGGCCGAATTGGCTGCCAAGCTCCGCAATGCTTCGGCCCCGGTCGTTGTCGCGGACTATGCCAACAGCACGGCGACGGCTGCTGCCGGTATCATCGTGAATATGCTCCTGGGACGCTTGAACGCCCAGGGTGGCATGGTGGCCTTGCCGGAAGTCGATACTGCCGTAGGATCCGCTTTGGATCGGGTGGCCAGGTTCGAAAAGGACTTGCTTGCCGAGTTGGCTGACGGTGCATTCGCTCCTAAAGTCTGCTTGGTCTATGATGCCAACCCGGTGTTTGGTCTCCCCCAGTACGGTGTGCAGCTTGCTGAAAAAGCTGGATTTACCGTGTCGTTTAGTACCTTCAAGGACGAAACGGCGGCGGTGGCGGATTTGGTTCTGCCCGCAGCCCATCCTTTTGAGCGCTTTGATGACTTGGTAAATCCCTTTGGCGTGGCCAATACTACCTATGTGGCGTCGTCCCCAGTGATCAAGCCGACTTTGGATGTGCAGGGTGCACCGCAGTTCCTGCTGGAACTGGCCGCAGATATGGGCTTGGATCTCGGATACGAGACCTTTGAAGAAGTGTTGGAGGCCAAAGCTGAGGCTGCCGAGGCTGCCGTGGGAACTGTTGGATCGTATTCGGTCGGCTTAGGGCTTTCCGCTCTGGCTGCAGCCGATAAGCAGTCCGGTGGTACCGCGCTGTATGCCTACACGCAGTTGCACATTGGAACAGATAAAGTGGCTACGACGCCGCATAACCCGACCACCATTCGGGATACCGAGCTGCAGGGTAAAACCATGTATGTTCGCGTCAACTCGAAGACGGCTTCAGCCAATGGTTTGAAGCAGAATTCCAAGGTGCGTCTTAGCGCCAACGGCGCGGAATGCGAGGCTCTTGTTCTTGTGGACGAGGGCGTGATGCCCGGCGTGGTTGCTGCGCCGCTCGGCTTTGGTCACACCGCCTGGGATGAATTCTCCAAGGGCAAGGGCGGCAATGTCTACAAGCTCCTGACTGTGAGCGCCGAGCCTGGTGGGTCCGCCTGGACCGGCTCCGCCGTGACCATTGCCAAAATGTAG
- the rfbC gene encoding dTDP-4-dehydrorhamnose 3,5-epimerase gives MQVRETEFPGLKIIEPRVFQDDRGFFLESFNARVFEEWKLPVAFVQDNHAYSKGIGVLRGLHYQAPPVAQSKLIWVTRGEVLDVVVDIRKGSPTFGRWTKFHLSAENFMRLFVPAGFAHGYLTLTEHTEFMYKVDAPYAPETEGGIRWDDPDLGITWPKVWQGQGPVLSAKDTRQPRFQDLESPFTFPVDKE, from the coding sequence ATGCAGGTTCGTGAAACGGAGTTTCCAGGGCTGAAGATTATTGAGCCGCGAGTCTTTCAAGATGATCGGGGTTTTTTTTTGGAAAGCTTTAACGCACGTGTGTTTGAGGAATGGAAACTGCCGGTTGCGTTTGTTCAGGACAACCACGCCTACTCAAAAGGGATCGGGGTGCTGCGCGGGCTTCACTATCAGGCACCGCCGGTCGCTCAATCCAAGCTCATATGGGTGACGCGGGGCGAGGTGTTGGATGTTGTGGTGGATATCCGCAAGGGATCACCCACGTTCGGCCGATGGACGAAGTTCCACCTGTCTGCGGAAAATTTTATGCGTCTGTTCGTCCCTGCGGGGTTTGCCCACGGCTACCTGACACTCACAGAGCACACGGAATTTATGTATAAAGTGGATGCGCCGTATGCACCGGAAACAGAGGGGGGCATCCGATGGGACGATCCTGATTTGGGCATTACCTGGCCCAAGGTTTGGCAAGGTCAGGGACCGGTACTGTCTGCGAAGGATACGCGCCAGCCCCGGTTTCAGGATTTGGAGTCTCCATTTACGTTTCCGGTGGACAAAGAATAG
- the mazG gene encoding nucleoside triphosphate pyrophosphohydrolase: MSNNDSFQRLREIVTILTGPEGCPWDKKQTPLSLCDYVVEEAFELVDAIRSDNAEEAREELGDVLFLLLFIAHLYESQGDFQLHEALDTARAKMVRRHPHVFSDTTFTDQAELMRTWEQIKRHEKESDQGELPGVFDSLPSGLPPLLKAYRIHSKAARAGFTWEDDTQLEEQLDQEWDEWTKADQSGTEQQRQEEFGDYLFTLVELGRRRSIKANAALDFANRKFLSRFAKMEAYARAQGQEFSDLDSQKMEMLWSRAKQEEKE, translated from the coding sequence ATGTCCAACAACGATTCTTTTCAAAGACTTCGGGAGATCGTAACGATTCTTACCGGACCGGAAGGCTGTCCCTGGGACAAAAAGCAAACCCCTTTGAGCCTCTGCGACTATGTTGTTGAAGAGGCTTTTGAGCTGGTGGACGCCATCCGCTCCGACAATGCTGAGGAAGCACGGGAAGAGCTGGGCGACGTTTTGTTCCTGCTTCTTTTCATCGCGCATTTATATGAATCACAAGGCGACTTCCAGCTCCATGAAGCGCTGGACACTGCTCGGGCCAAAATGGTCCGACGCCATCCCCATGTCTTTTCCGACACGACATTCACCGATCAGGCCGAACTGATGCGTACCTGGGAACAAATCAAGCGCCATGAAAAAGAAAGCGATCAGGGAGAGCTTCCCGGGGTCTTCGATTCCTTGCCCAGCGGACTTCCTCCGCTGCTGAAAGCGTATCGAATCCATTCCAAAGCCGCTCGAGCCGGATTTACCTGGGAAGACGATACCCAGCTGGAAGAGCAACTTGATCAGGAATGGGATGAATGGACCAAGGCTGACCAATCAGGGACCGAACAACAGCGCCAGGAAGAATTCGGCGACTATCTCTTCACCCTGGTTGAACTGGGACGGCGTCGCAGTATCAAGGCCAATGCTGCCCTGGACTTCGCCAACCGCAAGTTCCTCTCCCGCTTTGCCAAAATGGAAGCGTACGCCCGCGCCCAGGGGCAGGAGTTTTCTGATCTAGATTCACAAAAAATGGAAATGTTGTGGAGTCGGGCCAAACAAGAAGAAAAAGAATGA
- a CDS encoding tetratricopeptide repeat protein codes for MSGCSKSCGRCRMLGRVGDLCRSGMALCAAQEHELAERVLRMALDLVREYDLGPILEAKTANNLGLVYAAMERENQAGSQFARALQLIRGRVGTDNKLYRTVNNNYTQVIGQQVRQYKNVVDECAGRCVSARPDLIVGACACGR; via the coding sequence ATGAGCGGTTGTTCGAAATCCTGCGGAAGATGCCGGATGTTGGGGCGGGTCGGCGACTTGTGCCGAAGCGGTATGGCGCTATGCGCCGCCCAGGAACATGAACTGGCGGAACGTGTGTTGCGCATGGCCCTGGACTTGGTGCGGGAGTATGATCTTGGGCCGATTTTGGAGGCTAAGACCGCCAACAATTTGGGACTTGTGTATGCGGCGATGGAACGCGAAAATCAGGCCGGATCACAGTTTGCCAGAGCGTTGCAGTTGATCAGGGGACGAGTGGGAACGGACAATAAGCTGTATCGCACCGTAAACAATAATTATACTCAGGTAATTGGACAACAGGTCCGACAGTATAAAAACGTAGTGGATGAGTGCGCCGGGCGTTGCGTCTCGGCCCGACCCGACTTGATAGTGGGCGCGTGCGCCTGCGGGAGGTAG
- a CDS encoding cytochrome c3 family protein, with the protein MEEMRASKQYGGALPFLLGFLVVAVLGWVLFPDVLFQDKEQPFRFSHVTHVEGQGMLCEDCHYFREDGTYAGFPTNEECAMCHDIGDRQELYDALVEAAGSPDKIEDVLTQDEGPEALDYLILSMEPEDIKAERAFIVKFLAQGKEVPWYNYQYQPDNVFFSHKAHADLTMAAAQGGDHGEAEAAEADEETNCNLCHLKDIHLRSDTPPFQENVISGYSKMTMKMWQCERCHAQMHQSNACYVCHK; encoded by the coding sequence ATGGAGGAAATGAGAGCATCGAAACAGTACGGTGGAGCCCTTCCGTTCCTGCTGGGTTTCCTGGTGGTTGCGGTGTTGGGGTGGGTGCTGTTCCCCGACGTCCTGTTTCAGGACAAGGAACAGCCATTCCGCTTCAGTCATGTGACACACGTGGAGGGGCAGGGAATGCTCTGCGAGGACTGTCACTACTTCCGTGAGGACGGCACCTACGCCGGATTCCCCACGAACGAAGAGTGTGCCATGTGTCACGACATCGGCGACAGGCAGGAGCTGTATGACGCTCTTGTCGAGGCCGCAGGAAGCCCAGACAAAATCGAGGATGTGCTTACGCAGGATGAGGGGCCTGAAGCGCTGGATTACTTGATTTTGAGCATGGAACCGGAGGACATCAAGGCCGAGCGGGCGTTCATCGTCAAGTTTCTCGCGCAGGGCAAGGAAGTGCCCTGGTACAACTATCAGTACCAGCCGGACAATGTCTTCTTCTCACACAAGGCACATGCCGATCTGACCATGGCTGCGGCGCAAGGCGGAGATCATGGCGAAGCCGAAGCCGCCGAGGCCGACGAAGAGACCAATTGCAACCTTTGCCACCTCAAGGACATTCATCTTCGTTCCGACACGCCTCCCTTCCAGGAGAATGTGATCAGCGGCTACAGCAAGATGACCATGAAAATGTGGCAGTGCGAACGGTGCCATGCTCAGATGCACCAGAGCAACGCCTGCTACGTGTGCCACAAGTAA
- a CDS encoding CvpA family protein: MNTLDVILFSLIILLGFRGLLHGLALEALSIGAVFFGLLAARHLSAYVAPHLGVHIDSPETVEAAATLVTFLLAVGLVWLLGKGISQALKFTPAGAIDRGLGAVFGLFEGYTVCSMVILIVRSLAPGTALYHNSSMAPFFMPGVRLLETHLPEGLLRFLHGVG; this comes from the coding sequence ATGAACACACTTGACGTCATTCTTTTTTCCTTGATTATTTTACTTGGTTTTCGTGGTCTGCTCCATGGGCTGGCTCTGGAGGCTCTATCCATTGGAGCTGTTTTCTTCGGTCTGCTTGCGGCCCGACATCTCAGTGCATATGTGGCCCCACACCTGGGCGTTCATATCGACAGCCCGGAAACGGTCGAAGCCGCAGCCACTCTGGTCACATTCCTGCTTGCGGTGGGTCTTGTCTGGCTGCTCGGCAAAGGGATTTCCCAGGCTCTGAAGTTCACACCCGCCGGAGCCATTGACCGTGGTCTCGGCGCCGTATTTGGCCTATTCGAAGGCTACACGGTCTGCTCCATGGTCATTCTTATAGTCCGCTCCCTGGCGCCAGGAACCGCGCTGTACCACAACTCCAGCATGGCGCCGTTTTTTATGCCGGGTGTTCGTCTCCTGGAAACGCACCTCCCCGAGGGACTCCTGCGTTTTCTGCACGGTGTGGGATAG
- a CDS encoding tetratricopeptide repeat protein, which translates to MPELKAIADYNRRAMRAAGEGRLEQALLNLSMALRLAREIRRVQLESYSKGNMGLVYLMAGKRREAAVCFRLALQRAKTECGSDHPLCYALKNNIRKMSVRQRSAA; encoded by the coding sequence ATGCCGGAATTGAAAGCCATTGCCGACTATAACAGGCGTGCCATGCGTGCGGCCGGGGAAGGCCGTTTGGAACAGGCGTTGCTCAATTTGTCTATGGCCTTGCGGTTGGCGCGGGAAATCAGACGTGTGCAGCTGGAGTCGTATTCCAAAGGCAATATGGGGCTTGTCTACCTCATGGCGGGAAAGCGGCGGGAAGCCGCAGTATGCTTCCGATTGGCCCTGCAGCGAGCCAAAACCGAATGCGGCTCGGATCATCCCCTGTGCTATGCCCTGAAAAATAACATCAGAAAAATGTCGGTCCGTCAGCGTTCCGCTGCGTAG
- the qrcC gene encoding menaquinone reductase iron-sulfur cluster-binding subunit QrcC, which yields MQVKEFKIKWGMVIDIDKCSGCGACMVSCQVENNIAPMTAEDPHNHLQMMTTDRDDPSNKLRTLTWLNVYELNNGKDFPEHDVAYLPRPCMQCGHPACVPVCPVVATEKNEEGGIVSQIYPRCIGCRYCMAACPYHARYFNWWDPLWPDGMDKTLSPNTSVRPRGVVEKCNFCHTRYLKAKDRAREEGIDPMDLPEGYYVPACVEACPTGAIVFGDLNNPDHKVHQLSQSPHSFRLLEKLGLDPQVYYMSKREWVREQGDNHAAGDHNTAVKQASHGHE from the coding sequence ATGCAAGTAAAAGAATTCAAAATCAAGTGGGGCATGGTCATTGACATCGACAAGTGCTCGGGCTGCGGCGCGTGCATGGTGTCTTGTCAGGTCGAAAACAATATCGCCCCCATGACGGCGGAGGATCCGCACAATCATCTGCAGATGATGACCACGGATCGCGATGATCCCTCCAATAAGTTGCGCACGCTCACTTGGCTGAACGTCTACGAGCTGAACAACGGAAAAGACTTCCCCGAGCATGATGTGGCCTACCTGCCGCGTCCGTGCATGCAGTGCGGACATCCGGCCTGTGTGCCTGTGTGCCCGGTTGTTGCAACGGAAAAAAACGAGGAAGGCGGCATCGTCAGCCAGATCTACCCCCGTTGCATCGGTTGTCGGTACTGCATGGCAGCCTGCCCCTACCACGCCCGTTACTTCAACTGGTGGGATCCGTTGTGGCCTGACGGAATGGATAAGACGTTGTCTCCCAATACCTCGGTGCGTCCTCGTGGCGTGGTGGAGAAATGCAACTTCTGTCATACCCGTTACCTCAAAGCCAAAGATCGCGCACGCGAAGAAGGGATTGATCCCATGGATCTGCCTGAGGGCTATTACGTCCCGGCCTGTGTCGAGGCTTGCCCCACTGGTGCCATTGTTTTTGGTGATTTGAACAATCCGGATCACAAGGTGCACCAGCTGTCCCAAAGCCCTCACAGCTTCCGGCTGTTGGAGAAGTTGGGATTGGATCCGCAGGTTTACTATATGAGCAAACGCGAGTGGGTGCGGGAGCAGGGTGACAACCACGCCGCCGGCGACCACAACACCGCGGTCAAACAAGCCTCTCACGGCCACGAATAA